The region ACACTCCAGCTCCCTCTGCAAAATCAAGTGGGATCACAAGCATTGTCGGATAAAAAAGGCAATGCAGTGATGAAAGCACTATGTATGGCTATCTCACCCTGAGCTCCTTGGCCAACTTGCTCTCAGCCTCCCCCTCGGCGGAACGGTCTTGACGCGGTCACCATGGACCTGGCTCGGCGCCCTGGCATCCCTCTTCCTGGGCACGCCCCTGGGCCGGTTAGGGCCCGCCACCCCTGTGATCTGGCAATCACTGTCCTCGGCCGCCGTTGATGAGGAGGGGCGCTGGGGAAGCGGATGCGGCGGAGGAATTTGACGCGACGGGAGAGCAGGGGAAGATTTACATGGAGATCGGGATCACGCCTTGGCGCGAGGATGCCGGTCCCAACGATGTGATCAAGCAAGTAATTTTCATATTAGTAGAAATCCTCGTTTAGCATATGTATTCGATCAAtgagataaaagaaagaataaacatTCATTTGTAATAGGAGCAACACTTCTCCATGTAAATCTTCTCAAGGAACCCATGCAAGTCTTTCTGCTCTACTAAACTGTTTAATGTGTTGAACATTTAAGCCACAACCAAAATTGAAGTGCATATTGCAAGAAAGAATGGCATATCTAGCTGTATCCTaagctatttcttttctttttatccaTGTATTATGGGGTATTTCTCCATGCATGAATATTACACAGGGCTAGAATAGGAACCTGCTCTTATACATCTTAGGTGTACAAACAAAACCTACTATAGAATCAATCTCTCCAAGCTCTACGCATGTGTTTTTACATTAAAATCCCCGAATGGAGTAACAAATTCACTAAAATAACAAAGTAATACAGACAACGTAGCACATGAGTTCATTTCCAGGACATCATCATAAAGAGGAAACAGACAAAAAATTGTATAAAGGGCCAACACATGCTAAAGAAATTGATGAATCCAACTTCTAAAAATTATCACCTTAAGGCACTGACTTCCAAAAGAATAAATATTAGAAGGCACTAACCTTATCTTGCAAGAAATGATATTCTTGGCACTTGAAGCATAAGTCTTTTCGTTAGCCCTCTACAAATATTAGAAGATCTGTATATCCTTAGAAATCATCGACCGGATGTGCACCAGAATAGACTCATAATCAAATTGTTGAGCTGTCCAATGCATAATTAGATGCGACTGACGGATTGAGCAGCACCTGCAATAAGATGGCAAAGTCACACATCAAACATAGGTGACGTACACGGCCCGGGTAAACACGAAAGGGACCATCAAGGAAAATTAAAAATGGTGAACTGTTATACAATACATACATACGGAGCCAAAGAGAACGCTGAAATGCCATCGGCACAACATTACAAACTTTAGCTGAACTATTTAACCAGATTCTGCACTGCAATACTAATCAACAGAATTTGGAGATATACTATTTTGCTAATGCAACTTCCAACAGTAAAACGAGATTGAATCACCAGGAAATGCATGTTACAGACTAATTTGCACATTAACAGCACCACAACACCATCTTCCCTGTGATAATTGGTATTGTTTCTAAAAACAAAGCATCGCCAACACATCACCTTGTTCTCTACCAGATTATAAAATAGACTAAAATAAGTAGCTTCTTGGTAAGTCTACATGTCATGTACAATCATGATAACCTTAATTCATTCAAAGGCATTAAACCAGGATAGTGGATTTCCTGAACTATTTTTGTAGTTGATCTGCAAATTGACTCAAAAAGGTATTTTATCTCAATAGAGAATAGTTCCACACAACTAATACAACTGGCATTTCACAAACTTCGACATTAAGACGAATGTGTATATCCATATATGATCCATTGTGTTGGATCACACGTTTCAAAAAACACAACAAGACCAATATCATCTATCACTCGCGGTGCTAAGATAGTATGCAAGCATGATTGCTATATTCTGTGAGATTTACTTGTCAGAGAAAGAAATATCATCCTCACTTTGCACCTCCATCTCACCACAAAATATATATATTCGTCCATAAAAAGAACACATTGAACCATGGTAAATAACTAAAGTCAGTCCAAAACAGAAAAGGTGCAGGTTGTGATATCATCGATGATAATAACTGTACTCACCAGAAGAACACGAACAAGCCAGCCCGTTGATGTTGGTGTTGTGGAGACCCCAGAGGTACTTCTTGAGCTTGAGCTCGACAAGGAGGATGCCTACCCAGACAAAGGTTGCACTTGAGGCTGAACCACCGTGGTGCCCGCGCCGTGAGGCACCAGCTCATCCATCTAACACGGGCAGCACCAGATCGCACTCTTCTGTACTCTCCGCTATGTCATTGACCCAGCTGGATCGAACAGAGGCAGGGCATGCGGATCCGCAACCCGACGACAGGTGTCCCGAATGACAAACCCATGACAGTGGAAGCAGAACCGGAGTCTGTGTAGGCTTCTCCATCTGACCAACAAAATTTGAAGTGGGAAAGCGAATATTATGTTTACGAAATTTACTGCAAAAAAGATGGCTTTGATAAATAAATATGTAAAGTTCACAGTAGGAAAAGCAACAAAACGGAAAGTAAAATATAAGGATGGCCTCACTAAAATTAAATTCAGTGAATCACACTAAAATTCAGTTCAGTGAATCACACACTAAATAAACTTTGATATGGGGGAGGGNNNNNNNNNNNNNNNNNNNNNNNNNNNNNNNNNNNNNNNNNNNNNNNNNNNNNNNNNNNNNNNNNNNNNNNNNNNNNNNNNNNNNNNNNNNNNNNNNNNNNNNNNNNNNNNNNNNNNNNNNNNNNNNNNNNNNNNNNNNNNNNNNNNNNNNNNNNNNNNNNNNNNNNNNNNNNNNNNNNNNNNNNNNNNNNNNNNNNNNNNNNNNNNNNNNNNNNNNNNNNNNNNNNNNNNNNNNNNNNNNNNNNNNNNNNNNNNNNNNNNNNNNNNNNNNNNNNNNNNNNNNNNNNNNNNNNNNNNNNNNNNNNNNNNNNNNNNNNNNNNNNNNNNNNNNNNNNNNNNNNNNNNNNNNNNNNNNNNNNNNNNNNNNNNNNNNNNNNNNNNNNNNNNNNNNNNNNNNNNNNNNNNNNNNNNNNNNNNNNNNNNNNNNNNNNNNNNNNNNNNNNNNNNNNNNNNNNNNNNNNNNNNNNNNNNNNNNNNNNNNNNNNNNNNNNNNNNNNNNNNNNNNNNNNNTAAAACATACACGCGACCTCACTCAGATTCAACTAAAGGAATCACATACTCAGTAAATCACACACTAAATAATCTTTGATGTTTTTTCAGTAACCTTACATGATATCATACCATCTCCATACATATGATGCCATCTCCATATGGATTAAATTTTAAAGATGGTAGAAAGTGAACTGAGAAAGGCCATCCGTGCCCCGTGGCAAATCCATATACATGAGCGTGACACACCACTTTTTGTAACAAGCATAGCCAGTGGAAAATATTTcctaaaaaaattaagaaaattggATTCGTTTTGGAGGATACTTAAGTATCAACGACATGCATATTGATGAGAAATGTATGTGAAACATGTAGAGAAGACCATGCTATGTCAAAAAATCTGATAGTACAGTAATAAGCTAAAGAAAAGAGAACTATACGGTTGATTTTTTTATCAAGCTATCAAACCAACCTGACATTCGTTTAATGATTTTTTTAATCAAGCTATCAAATCAAAAACTGACATTCATTTAAAAATGGCTGGTTGGTACTACATATCAGTATATGATAGTGCGTTGTAATACGGTTCTTTTCACCAAGTCCAATTTTTTGTCAAATGGATGAAAGTAAAGAATATGGAGTATCCAAACCTTTTAGGCCTAGCTTATATTCTCGGTAACACTCTTGCATGATCGGGTGGAATATAAGCCACCCTTCTTCCATGATGTTATAAGATGGAAACAAATCTGCCATCAAATTGAGTTGATCAGTCAAAAACACAACTCGAATTTACTTACTCGCGAACATACAAGAAACACGGCCAAAATGCCTCTAGAACAACCAATAAGAAATAGCACCAAAAGGAAACTCTGAAATAGCACTAAAAGGAAAATCTTAAAGTACACATACATGCTTAACCACAATCTTGGCCTGGCAAAAACAAAATGACAATATGTGTATATGAACATCCCGGGAATCACAAGTTAAGTGAAGCTCACATGATCATTATGCTTAATGCGATGACTTCTCCTTCCTGGATCCTTTCTCACTACCCATTCTGCTTCCTAGAATGCAAAGACTGATTGTTGTGAGAATATATCCATCACGTGAATTCCTCTACAAGGGAAATTAGCTTCAAGGAATGGCATTATAGGGTAACATTTTATTTATCTACTTATTATATTATAATGCATTTTCCTCTTCCTTAACTATCCTACGTTGGCTATGCGACTGTGGTGGTTCTGTAGGACAGGAACACGCAACGGGCACAAGGAAACATCCATACAGAGAGATTCATCAAATTATTGCTACTGTAAAGGGGAGTGAGCGAGGCATACCTGTGGTcaccatgttttgggcatgagctgCGAGTGACCCAGTATATCCAACACCCATGACTTGTAGACCTGCGAGTATTCTCACCCAGTTAATGGACGGGACACACACAGCGGCACGGTGTTGGATCCGACGGCCGAAAAGTCAACGAACGAACTTGTAGATGGGACGAGCGTCTTCAGCTCAAGCGACTGCGCCACCATGTTCTTGACCGCCTGCGCAGCAAGCACACACGCACGCAATTCAGTCACCGGAATCCGATTGAGTCACCGGAATCCGGGTGAGACAAGACAAGAAGAGAGGAGGGGGACGGACCTGCGGGAAGAGGTAGGAGACGTCAAGGTCTTGCGCGATGAGGGCGAGGAGGTGTTTCAGCGCGTCGAACTTGTCGCCGTCGGAGCGGGATGCGAGGAGCGCCGAGACGGCGGCGGCATTGGGGTCGCCGTAGAGGTGTGCGTCCGTGGCTCCGTGCCCATCCGCACGCCACCCATGATGTCGTCCGCTGGACCTTGACGGATCTGATGTGAAGGAGACGGGGACGGCCAGGATCCGTTCGTcgccgccggcgtcagcggcgagtGTGTCGGTGGTGGCCGCTCGCCTCCTTCCGACCGCCTTTTGGTGCCTGTGGGATGTGattccgctgctgctgctgctgtagagGCAGCCTTCGGGCTGCTCCTCCTGCCAGAGGAGCAGCCGCGGGAGACGCGGACAGAAGGGCGGGCCGCGGCGATGGAGATAGCGGAGCGCTCTGCCTGGATCTCCTCCTCCGCGGCGATGGAGATGGACAGGAGAGCGGGCCGCGGCGATGGAGATGGACAGGAGAGCGGGCCGCGGCGATGGAGTTCTGGGTTCAGGGGAGGATTCAGATCGAGGGGAGGGGAGGGCGAAGCGAGGGAGGAGATCGAGCGAGGAGGGGGGGTGACGGGAGGAAGAGAGATGGGCTGCGCGAGTGCGGGAGAGAGGCAGCTAGGGTTTCTCCACAGGCGGCACGGCAATTTATATGCCTGTATGCGAAATGACGGAAATGCCCTCGGCGGGGCAGGTTATTTACACGCGGTGGCACGACCGGGGCGCATCGGTCCAGATCGGACGGTCTGCGAGCGCCGGGTTTCGATCCGGAGCGAGATCCAACGGCGGGAATTACATCAAGGAAACGATCCGACGGCCGAGAGTTGCTAATCGCTGAGGAGCCTCCGGCATCCATCCTTCTCTTGTTTCTGGATGCATGGTCAAATTAGCCTGGTATATATACATGTTTTATATTCGTATGGTACGACGAATCTATCAGCATCTTCCAAGCAGATTCCATGCAGAGTTAGAATAAGCTCTGATCTCATCTAATCATTGGCATCACAGCCACCAGTGACTCGGACGACCAGCTGTTTTATAATAATTGAATCTGTTTGTCTGAAAATGTTGAGGACCATAGTACTATAGTTTTCACTTTTCACGTGTTGGGTTCAGTAATGTGCTGCGATTTACTTGATTGGAATGGGAGCATGGTATTAACTTTGTACATCAACCCGCAGTTTAGTATAATTACACGAGGTCGCTGTTACAGTCCGCATCGTCGACGGTGCaagcggccaccgccgcctccttgtgctcctcctcgtccATGGTGTCCGACATGCCCTTCCCGCGCGTCTCCGGCAGGCAGGCAGCGAACATGCCGAAGCAGCCGACGACGAGCCCGAACACGCCGAACGACAAGAAGCTCCTCTCGCGGCCCAGCGCGACGAGCACGGGCGCCGCCACGCCTCCCAGCACCAGCGCCTGCCTTACCAGCCCCACCGCCGAGTTGCGCACGGACGTCGGGAACAGCTCGATGGAGTACATCATGATGACGTTGAACGCCGTGCACGTCGCGAAGAAGGAGAGCAGCTCGGCGGCCATCCGCGCCGCGCCCTGCGGGATGATGACGCACGCGAGGCTCCACACCCCCGCCGCCCCGGTGAGCGCGATCACCGAGCTCCGGCGGTTGATCCTGCCCATCAGGAGCCACGAGAGGATGGACGACGGCAGCTCGGCCAGCGCGTTGTACGTGACGCTCAGGTAGAGGTTGGATCCCAGGTTGCCGACGTTGAGCGGCATGCCGTAGTAGACCATGCCGACGCCGAAGCTGGCTGTCATGATCGCCGCCAGCCTCCGGAGCGCCCACGGGCGCTCCCACATGGAGTGCAGCGTGGCGAACACGCTGTCGCCGCTGCTCTCCTCCGCCGTGTCATTGTTCATGGTGCAGGCGTGCAGCATGGAGAAGCTGGACGTGATGCTGTTGCCGTTGAGCGAGGCGATCTGCTGCAGCGTCTCGATGGCGTCCTGCTTGCGGCCGCGCACCAGAAGCCACCGCGGCGACTCCTGGACGAGGAAGTAGAATAGGATGGAGTAGCAGAGGGAAGGCACGGAGGTCCACAGGTACATGTTCCGCCACGATTCCTCCCGGAACGTGTAGGCGAGCGCCGGGAGCGACAGGAACCCGAGGGTGAAGCAGAAGAACCCCGCCACGCACACCGTGTCGCGCCACCTCTTGCCGACGAGCTCCGTGGAGAGGACCAGCGTGCACGTGCCAACCATAGACCTGCCGAACCCGGACATGAAACGCAGGGCGGCGTACACCCACACGTTCGGCGAGAACGCGGTGAGCACGCCAGCGACGGACATGGACACAATGGACACGAGCAGCATCTTCCTGCGGCCCAGGAGCGAGTCGGCGAGCGTTGTGAGGAGGAAGCCGCCGGCGAGGCAGCCGGCAAAGAACGAGGACGCCGGGAGGGACACGAGCGCCGGGCCGGCGCACTTGAGTGACCACTCCGAGACCACCGACGTCACGGCAGGGCGGTCCCACGCCCACGCGCCGGACGGGAGCGCGCACGGAGAGGCCGCGGCGGCCGAGCAGGACGCGTCGGCGCCGGTGCAGTGCCACTGCGGCTCGGCGTCGGTGAACACCGAGATGAACACCTGCTGCGCGTCGAAGGCCCACGCGAAGGCCAGCAAGACGGCCTTGAGGAGCTGCAGGGCGCCGGTGGCGCCCATGTACGTCTCGATGGTGTCATCGATCGACGGCGCCTTGGCCGGCCTTGTTTTGTGGCTTGTTAGGAGCGGGGCGGAGGCCGTGTCAGCCATTCGCACGGTTCGCGTGCGTGCTTCTGTGTGTGCTTGCCTCTAGCTTATCTTGGCTGCTCACTGGCTGTGTGGGGAGAACGATGAGAGCGGGGGTATTTATACGGGCGGGATAGTGTACGTCAACGGAGCAGCGCAGTGCAGCGCTCCAACCAGGATTCCGACGTCGACGAGCTGCATTATTATGGATTGAATAAGGGGAGACACATGTGAGATCCAGTCACGATATGTTTAGAATATGGGAGGGGGTGTAGTATACTTGATGACCCGAGGGTCCACGTAAGCAACGAGCCATGCATAGGGTAATCCATCGCTACGTACTACGGCGCTCCTGCTCCACCGCCATCATGTGAAACCCAGTCACGATATTGATCCGCATGTTCTTGCGTACGAGCTCGGCGATTAGCTAGCTCCAGATCATTTGACAAAACCCGGCATAAAACTTCCTTATCTCTTGGATTGATTCCAGTTGGTGCCGCCGTATGGGTACATCAAAAGCTTCTTTGCTATTTTTGTCCTGGAATCCTTCTTACGTTCACTCAAAGTACCGTTGCTATTGTTTTAGGGGGGAAATGTATCTTTGCTACCCTTTCCAGGATGGAGCTAATCAAGGTACCCAAATCTTATGGCCATACTCACAAAAATCTCGCATGGCCATAGGAGGTTATGGTACTTCCACGGTGCCATGTGTTTACTTGGTTTTGGAATGTTCAGCCATGTCTCTTGACTGTTTCAGTTACCTAATTAAAATCTTGCTATTTTTGTACATATACAAGTATAATCCGTAAAGAAGTTCCTTGAACAATCATTCAGCTGCATCTTGGGCAGCAGTCTCGAACGCCATCATGAATATGTTTGGAGGCTGACCATCCAGCACCTTGAGTCATCAGTTTATTAAGGAGAGGGATGAGGGCAGCTCGGGCGATTGGGCGGGCGGCCGTCCCTCCGACTGCGACGGCGCCGTCTACCGCGGGGGATCGCCGGCGCGTCGGCGGGCGCTCCTGGGCTCTCGCCGAGTCCGACGAAGATGACGCGGACGACGATGGGGAGAGTTCTCCGGCGGAGTCGCCGCTTTCTCCCACGCCCTCCGATCTCATTTGTGAATTTTTTTTCATTCAGGTTATAGCGAGGATGAAGTGGCTACGACGATTGATCGGGTTCTGCCACCGGATGATCCGGCGCGTATTGGTCTCCACGCGGGCGAGAAGAATGAGATGATCCGACGCGTAGTTCATcggaagacggcggcgtcggcgctcAGACCGTGGAAAGGCCCCATACCTAAGGTGAGTCTTCCGAATCCCACATTATTCGATTTGATTAGGCCGGAGTCTTGGATCACtgtcaagaaaaagaagaacgcgaGGCGGCGCGCCGGTAGTCCGGCAACGGCGGCGCCCATAACTGCGGCGGTGATGACCAGGATCTCGCTCGCGAGATCGCAGCGTTTGAATCAGCTGCTAGGTGGAGTTGGGCCGGTTCAGAGTGGACCGGGTCCGCGAGATGTTGGGCCGGAGAAAGATGGGTATGAGGCCCATGCTGGACCGGGCCACTCTCCTACACCTATTGCGTTGCCATGCACGTACGAGCGTGATTGTTTCTCTATCGATCGTGTATCGCCGCATCTTCGCCCTAGGGTTCGTAAGCACGGGACGAGAGGTTTTCCTGCCTGTGGTCTTCGTCGGGCTAGGAGGATTCGCCCGCTGCTAGAGATGGCCGGCCGCGGGGCTGCGCCGCCGCCAGCCAAGAAGGCCTCGTCAGGTCCTGCGGGACGGGGTGGGACGGCTCCGCCACCGGCGGCGGGTGCTGGACGTGGAGTCCCGACGCCGTCTGGCCAGAGGCCGCCGGCGGGCGGGGGCGTCATTCAGGGCAACCCGGGGCGAGGTGCTggccccttgggcgcgcgacctccGGGGCAAGTGCCCGTCCAGCCGACCGCTGGTCGGGGCGGCATAAGGCCCCCGGCGCCGGGCGCGGCGCCCGCTGCTCAGCCGGCTGTGGGTCGTGGAGGGCCTCGGCCTTTTGTGCCAGGCGCGACCGGTGTGGCTCCGGCTGGCCGCGGTGGAGGGCCTCGGCCTATTGGGAGCCTGCCGGCGCCGTCGGGCAATCAACCTGGTGTTGCACCTCCGCCCCATTACGTTGCGAGGCCGGCGCAAAACCGGTCCGGTCCGACTCAGACTAATCAGCATTCAAACAACAGAGAGCCCAATGATCCGCCCCGAGGCTAGTGGGGGGATGATGGGTATGATGCATATGGTGAGGGACGGCACCGGGGCTCCTCGTCCACGGGAGGAGGTCGTGGCTATGCCTGGCAGAGTGATGGGTCTGCTGAGAGACCATTTCTCGGCCCTCCAGGCGGATTTGTTGAGGGAGCCTCAGGCCCGGATCACCGTCAGAGAGGAGGCTTTCGGGGCCATCGTGGTGGTCGGGGAGGGGGCCGTGGGAGGTTTCGCCGACCGCCCCCGCCTAAGGCAGTTGTTGAGCACGCGACGTCAACACTGGAGACCAACCACGCATCCACTACACTTCCTTCCCAGACGATGGAGGTGGTGACTGCTTTGGCTAGTGTTGAGGTTCCTGAGACTGGGACTTTGGCCGAGGATACCGACAGGTCCGATGCTGAGAGGGTGTCCAAGTATGCGCGCAAAAAGGAAAAAATGCT is a window of Triticum dicoccoides isolate Atlit2015 ecotype Zavitan chromosome 2B, WEW_v2.0, whole genome shotgun sequence DNA encoding:
- the LOC119360820 gene encoding uncharacterized protein LOC119360820 — protein: MDAGGSSAISNSRPSDRFLDLPLSRTRAAHLSSSRHPPSSLDLLPRFALPSPRSESSPEPRTPSPRPALLSISIAAARSPVHLHRRGGGDPGRALRYLHRRGPPFCPRLPRLLLWQEEQPEGCLYSSSSSGITSHRHQKAVGRRRAATTDTLAADAGGDERILAVPVSFTSDPSRSSGRHHGWRADGHGATDAHLYGDPNAAAVSALLASRSDGDKFDALKHLLALIAQDLDVSYLFPQAVKNMVAQSLELKTLVPSTSLQVMGVGYTGSLAAHAQNMVTTDLFPSYNIMEEGWLIFHPIMQECYREYKLGLKDGEAYTDSGSASTVMGLSFGTPVVGLRIRMPCLCSIQLGQ
- the LOC119363327 gene encoding organic cation/carnitine transporter 2-like, which encodes MADTASAPLLTSHKTRPAKAPSIDDTIETYMGATGALQLLKAVLLAFAWAFDAQQVFISVFTDAEPQWHCTGADASCSAAAASPCALPSGAWAWDRPAVTSVVSEWSLKCAGPALVSLPASSFFAGCLAGGFLLTTLADSLLGRRKMLLVSIVSMSVAGVLTAFSPNVWVYAALRFMSGFGRSMVGTCTLVLSTELVGKRWRDTVCVAGFFCFTLGFLSLPALAYTFREESWRNMYLWTSVPSLCYSILFYFLVQESPRWLLVRGRKQDAIETLQQIASLNGNSITSSFSMLHACTMNNDTAEESSGDSVFATLHSMWERPWALRRLAAIMTASFGVGMVYYGMPLNVGNLGSNLYLSVTYNALAELPSSILSWLLMGRINRRSSVIALTGAAGVWSLACVIIPQGAARMAAELLSFFATCTAFNVIMMYSIELFPTSVRNSAVGLVRQALVLGGVAAPVLVALGRERSFLSFGVFGLVVGCFGMFAACLPETRGKGMSDTMDEEEHKEAAVAACTVDDADCNSDLV